A portion of the Mycobacterium paraseoulense genome contains these proteins:
- a CDS encoding NYN domain-containing protein, with the protein MRWIVDGMNVIGSRPDGWWKDRGRAMVALADRLDRWAAGHGDPVTVVFERPPSTAIAASVIEIGYAPRAAANSADDEIVRRVEADPRPHEIRVVTSDKGLSDRVVRLGASVHPAAGFRDLIDPQDA; encoded by the coding sequence GTGCGGTGGATCGTGGACGGCATGAACGTGATCGGCAGCCGCCCGGACGGTTGGTGGAAGGACCGCGGCCGCGCCATGGTCGCGTTGGCCGACCGCCTCGACCGATGGGCCGCCGGGCATGGAGACCCCGTGACGGTCGTCTTTGAGCGGCCGCCGTCGACCGCCATTGCCGCCTCGGTCATCGAGATCGGTTATGCGCCCAGGGCGGCCGCAAACTCGGCCGACGACGAGATCGTCCGGCGCGTCGAAGCCGACCCCCGACCGCACGAGATCCGGGTGGTGACGTCGGACAAAGGGCTCAGTGACCGCGTGGTGCGTCTGGGCGCCTCGGTCCACCCCGCCGCCGGATTTCGCGACCTCATCGATCCGCAGGACGCATGA